One stretch of Harmonia axyridis chromosome 1, icHarAxyr1.1, whole genome shotgun sequence DNA includes these proteins:
- the LOC123678988 gene encoding carnosine N-methyltransferase, with product MNSEVKILQEENKEREYFFSVLKTFSSYREQSLLRIESKEKTVQSLPKHHRKWLTKYSEDLKSFKACIEKNSQLIPIILKEAKNIFGNIYCTDGNSHSETEVGTLTEGLYKVQSVFKQLMRDWSSMGSLEREQCYQPIIDEIEEQFPEDKFDRKMINVLVPGAGLGRLAFEISVRGFACEGNEFNMFMLVVSYFVLNLCKEVDEFEIFPWIHHYCNNLKAEDQMISVRFPDIRPMPTPGGRFSMTAGDFLEVYTDHNQWHCVATCFFIDCAPNVVQFVETIYNILKPGGVWVNLGPLLYHYSGLKNEKSIEPSFEVLSDIISSIGFEMEKCSTGIKTKYCQNPKSMLMYEYDSVYFVCRKSIKINNGEGDY from the exons AAAGAAAAAACCGTTCAGAGTTTACCTAAACATCACAGGAAATGGTTGACGAAATATTCAGAAGATTTGAAATCTTTCAAAGCTTGTATCGAAAAGAATTCCCAGTTGATTCCCATAATATTGAAAGAAGCTAAAAACATTTTTGGCAATATATATTGCACAGATGGAAACAGTCATTCGGAAACTGAAGTAGGAACACTAACAGAAG GATTGTATAAAGTCCAATCAGTATTCAAACAGCTGATGAGAGATTGGAGCTCTATGGGTTCTTTAGAACGCGAACAGTGCTACCAGCCGATCATCGATGAAATTGAAGAACAATTTCCGGAGGATAAATTCGATCGTAAAATGATTAATGTACTGGTCCCCGGAGCTGGGTTGGGCCGACTTGCTTTTGAAATTTCAGTAAGGGGATTTGCATGTGAAGGAAACGAATTCAATATGTTCATGCTTGTGGTTTCCTATTTTGTGCTGAACTTGTGTAAGGAGGTTGacgagtttgaaatttttccttggATCCATCActattgcaacaatttgaaagCGGAAGATCAGATGATATCTGTAAG GTTTCCAGATATACGTCCCATGCCGACACCAGGAGGAAGATTTTCCATGACAGCAGGCGATTTTCTGGAAGTGTACACCGATCACAATCAATGGCACTGTGTCGCCACATGTTTTTTCATCGATTGTGCCCCCAACGTCGTGCAATTTGTTGAAACAATTTACAATATACTCAAACCCGGAGGTGTTTGGGTGAATTTAGGACCACTCCTGTATCATTATTCGGGtctgaaaaatgagaaaagtatTGAGCCGAGCTTCGAAGTTCTGAGTGACATAATTAGTAGTATAGGTTTCGAAATGGAGAAATGCAGCACCGGTATCAAGACTAAATACTGCCAAAACCCCAAATCAATGCTAATGTATGAATATGACAGTGTATATTTTGTTTGTAGGAAGTCCATTAAAATCAATAACGGCGAAGGAGATTATTGA
- the LOC123674327 gene encoding dynein light chain Tctex-type 1-like: protein MEQKPTEEADQKPTEEVDQDELQFPEDEVRKIIIDAVENVIGGNGYQHAKVDKWTTEIVEACTFELTNFMKPYKYILSCSIMQKNGAEIHTANSCFWDNNTDGSCTVRWENKTIICIVSIYGLAM from the coding sequence ATGGAGCAAAAACCGACCGAAGAAGCGGACCAAAAGCCGACTGAAGAAGTTGACCAAGATGAACTGCAATTTCCTGAAGACGAGGTCaggaaaataataatagatGCTGTGGAAAACGTGATTGGAGGAAATGGTTACCAACATGCCAAGGTCGATAAATGGACCACGGAAATAGTGGAAGCTTGCACATTTGAATTGACCAATTTCATGAAGCCCTATAAATATATCTTATCTTGTTCAATAATGCAGAAAAATGGGGCTGAAATACATACAGCAAACTCGTGTTTTTGGGATAATAATACTGATGGTAGCTGCACTGTACGTTGGGAGAACAAAACGATAATTTGTATTGTATCCATTTATGGCCTAGCCATGTGA